In Corylus avellana chromosome ca2, CavTom2PMs-1.0, the following proteins share a genomic window:
- the LOC132172598 gene encoding cytochrome P450 84A1: MDSLLQAFQQQPLHMAAFFIIPFLFLLGVVFRIRRRLPYPPGPRGLPIIGNMGMMDQLTHRGLAKLAKQYGGIFHLRIGYLHMVTVSSPDVARQVLQVQDNIFSNRPATIAISYLTYDRADMAFAHYGPFWRQMRKLCVMKLFSRKRAESWASVRDEVDVIVRVVAANIGKPVNIGELVFTLTKNIIYRAAFGTSSQEGQEEFIAILQEFSKLFGAFNIADFIPWLSWVDPQGLYTRLPKARRSLDGFIDTIIDDHMEKKQKNGGDAIDGDTDMVDDLLAFYSDEAKVGDSDDSIRLTRDNIKAIIMDVMFGGTETVASAIEWAMAEMMRTPEEMKKVQQELAEVVGLDRRVEESDFEKLTYMKYALKETLRLHPPIPLLLHETAEDAEVAGYRIPAKSRVMINAYAIGRDANSWDDPDTFKPSRFLREGMPDFKGSNFEFIPFGSGRRSCPGMQLGLYALDQAVAHLLHCFTWELPDGMKPSELDMNDVFGLTAPRATRLIAVPSKRVVCPL, translated from the exons ATGGATTCTCTCCTGCAAGCCTTTCAACAACAACCTTTGCACATGGCAGCCTTCTTCATCATCCCCTTCCTGTTTTTGTTGGGCGTAGTTTTTCGTATTCGCCGGAGGTTGCCTTATCCACCGGGGCCCAGAGGGTTACCGATTATCGGAAACATGGGGATGATGGACCAGTTAACCCACCGCGGTCTAGCCAAGCTGGCAAAACAGTACGGCGGGATCTTCCACCTCCGCATAGGGTATTTACACATGGTTACCGTGTCAAGCCCTGACGTGGCGCGACAGGTCCTTCAGGTCCAAGACAACATCTTTTCCAACCGTCCCGCAACTATAGCCATCAGCTACCTCACCTACGACCGCGCTGACATGGCGTTCGCTCACTACGGCCCCTTCTGGCGCCAGATGCGCAAGCTCTGCGTCATGAAGCTTTTCAGCCGCAAACGAGCCGAGTCGTGGGCGTCGGTACGAGACGAGGTCGACGTGATTGTTCGAGTTGTAGCCGCCAACATCGGAAAGCCGGTAAACATCGGCGAGCTGGTGTTTACGCTGACGAAGAACATAATCTACCGGGCTGCTTTCGGGACTTCCTCTCAAGAAGGTCAGGAAGAGTTTATCGCGATACTGCAGGAATTCTCTAAGCTTTTCGGAGCCTTCAATATCGCGGATTTCATTCCTTGGCTCAGCTGGGTCGACCCGCAGGGGCTCTACACGAGGCTCCCCAAGGCTCGCCGGTCACTGGACGGGTTCATCGACACCATCATCGACGATCACATGGAGAAGAAGCAGAAAAACGGTGGCGACGCTATTGACGGTGATACAGATATGGTGGATGATTTGTTGGCTTTTTACAGCGACGAAGCAAAAGTTGGCGACTCCGATGACTCCATCAGACTCACCAGAGACAACATCAAAGCCATAATCATG GACGTGATGTTTGGTGGGACGGAGACGGTGGCGTCGGCGATAGAGTGGGCCATGGCGGAGATGATGAGAACTCCGGAGGAGATGAAGAAGGTTCAGCAAGAGCTCGCCGAAGTGGTGGGTCTCGACCGGCGCGTGGAAGAGAGCGACTTTGAGAAGTTAACCTACATGAAGTACGCACTCAAGGAGACTCTACGCCTTCACCCACCAATCCCTCTGCTCCTCCATGAGACCGCTGAGGACGCGGAGGTTGCCGGCTACCGAATTCCAGCGAAGTCACGTGTGATGATCAACGCATATGCCATTGGTCGGGACGCCAACTCGTGGGACGATCCGGACACCTTCAAGCCCTCAAGGTTTCTGAGAGAGGGGATGCCTGATTTCAAAGGGAGCAACTTCGAGTTCATACCGTTTGGGTCGGGTCGGAGGTCCTGCCCCGGCATGCAACTCGGGCTCTACGCGCTGGACCAAGCCGTGGCTCACCTGCTTCACTGTTTCACGTGGGAGTTGCCAGATGGCATGAAGCCTAGTGAGCTGGACATGAACGACGTTTTTGGGCTCACCGCGCCGAGGGCAACTCGGCTCATCGCGGTGCCGAGTAAGCGAGTTGTGTGTCCACTGTAA
- the LOC132170710 gene encoding protein FMP32, mitochondrial, with the protein MAAAAACRRWGRLGTKLEIIGFRGFGASTSICDPLSASLASVFPCSQLHCRQISQLVQSNGKRLFLVDTLALVRKLEGQGVPSKQAEAITAAITEVLNDSLENVSHSFVSKGEMQKIEMIQDSNLSKFQSEVQSSQGHHFSLLQHETEKLRNDIEKMRSELRYEIDKVTAGQRLDLNLERGRIRDELANQNAETNNLTNKLDREIHALRAQLEAGKYDVIKYCIGTLVSISAVGLAVLRILM; encoded by the exons ATGGCCGCTGCTGCGGCTTGTAGGCGGTGGGGACGATTGGGAACCAAGCTGGAGATAATCGGATTTAGAGGGTTTGGTGCTTCAACTTCAATATGCGATCCGTTATCGGCTTCTTTGGCTTCGGTTTTTCCATGTAGTCAATTGCATTGTAGGCAAATTTCTCAACTCGTGCAATCGAATGGAAAGCGGTTGTTTCTCGTTGACACATTAGCCCTA GTTAGGAAATTAGAGGGACAAGGTGTGCCATCAAAGCAAGCCGAGGCTATAACAGCTGCCATAACCGAGGTTTTGAATGACAGCTTGGAAAATGTGTCTCACTCATTTGTTTCAAAGGGAGAGATGCAGAAG ATTGAAATGATTCAAGATTCCAATCTGTCCAAATTCCAATCCGAAGTCCAAAGCTCACAG GGACACCATTTTTCTCTGTTGCAGCATGAGACCGAAAAGCTTCGGAATGATATAGAAAAGATGCGAAGTGAATTGAG GTATGAAATTGATAAAGTCACTGCTGGGCAGCGGTTGGATTTGAATCTTGAAAGGGG GAGGATTCGTGATGAGCTAGCAAATCAGAATGCTGAAACTAATAACCTCACAAATAAACTTGATCGG GAAATCCATGCTTTAAGGGCCCAATTGGAAGCAGGAAAATATGATGTGATAAAATACTGCATAGGTACTCTTGTTTCCATCTCTGCTGTTGGCCTTGCTGTACTCCGCATCTTGATGTAA